The Salvelinus namaycush isolate Seneca chromosome 8, SaNama_1.0, whole genome shotgun sequence genome has a segment encoding these proteins:
- the LOC120052123 gene encoding transmembrane protein 125-like, with translation MPELEDFPPMRGDQPAGPDPVQIQRSILDEQVELWWFRDPAKSLLCYSVAVLLILGCGLGGILLLSTTTSFSSDWRMGAGMALCLLALAVLLKQLLSSAVQDMNCVRSRRRIDILKSGGLSDLLVVLITGLCLVVCGAVLLKLALEHHMPKPGVALNDMYISGVVLLAGGGSAVVGVGVYTGVVFLLERTWPGQSFRDRAMGVFTISGRHMDQGRRETTSSLANLI, from the coding sequence ATGCCAGAGCTGGAGGACTTCCCCCCGATGCGGGGTGACCAGCCGGCTGGTCCTGACCCGGTCCAGATCCAGCGCAGCATACTGGACGAGCAGGTAGAGCTGTGGTGGTTCCGCGACCCGGCCAAGTCTCTGCTGTGCTACTCCGTCGCCGTCCTACTCATCCTGGGCTGCGGCCTGGGGGGCatactcctcctctccaccactaCCAGCTTCTCTAGTGACTGGCGCATGGGAGCGGGCATGGCTCTGTGTCTCTTAGCCCTGGCCGTCCTCCTCAAACAGCTCCTGAGCTCCGCCGTGCAGGACATGAACTGCGTCCGCAGCCGGAGGCGGATCGATATCCTGAAGAGCGGAGGGCTGTCGGATCTGTTAGTGGTTCTCATCACAGGGCTGTGTCTGGTGGTCTGTGGGGCCGTACTGCTGAAGCTGGCACTAGAACACCACATGCCCAAGCCTGGCGTAGCCCTTAATGATATGTACATCTCTGGGGTGGTGTTGTTAGCTGGAGGGGGGTCAGCGGTGGTGGGGGTGGGAGTGTACACGGGGGTGGTGTTCCTGTTGGAGAGGACGTGGCCGGGACAGAGTTTCAGGGATAGGGCCATGGGGGTGTTCACTATCTCTGGACGACACATGGACCAGGGTAGGAGGGAGACCACCTCGAGCTTGGCTAACCTCATCTGA